In Bifidobacterium scardovii JCM 12489 = DSM 13734, the genomic stretch CGTAGCAGGAGCGCTCGGTGGAGTGCGATTCGAGCACGGCCGGCGTGGCGTCCTGAATTTCCGCGGTGGTCACGTTGCCGGTGGCGAGGCCTTTGGCCTTGGCCAGTTCGATCAGGTTGAGCTGCGGGTTGCCGTTGACGTCCACATCGACGGCGTTGTTGTAGGTCTTGGTGCCGGTGGCCCAGCCCGAACCGGATGCCGAGGAGTCGGTCACCGGGGTGATGGCGCCGGCGGTCTTGCCGCCGGCGAGGCTGCCGTAGGCGTTCTTCGCCATCAGGCTGTCGCCGCTGTTGGCGCCCAGCGAGAACGTGGTGTACTGGCCGGTGCCGGTCTCCACGGTGTTCAGGTTCGGCTGGCCGATCTTGTCAAGACCGTCGAACGATCCGTTGACGCCATGCAGATAGTCGCGGGCGACCGTGATCTCGGAGTCGCCCATGCCGTCTCCGATGAAAAGAATGACGTTCTTCGCCGTGGCGTTGCCATACACGCCCGCGATGCGCTGCGCACCGCCGTGCTGGGCCAGTTCGGCGACGCCCTTGCCGTCCTGGGCAAGAGCCATACCGGGGAACGCCGCCATCACGGCGAGCGCTGCAACCGCTGCGGAAGCGGCCTTCAACTGATGTTTCACTGTGTTTCCTTCCACTCCTGGAACAATCGTCGGGACCATCAGGCCCGGCCCGGATCCTCCGCGCGACTGCGGGGATCCCGATCGCCTTTACGGTATGGCCGCAAGGAGTCCTGCAGTGGTAGTTCAGCGGTCATGCAGCGTAATTTCAGATGAACAGCGGACGAATCGGGTTCTGGGGGCCGAGGAGGAGCGAGGACGAGAAACATCGCCGGGAAAGGCATCCCTGCTACGCCGTGGATTCCCAAGCGAGATGCATCCGCCGCTTCCTGGCGCGCGTCTCTCACTCAGAGCTACCTCAGCGAGCCGAACCATCCAGCTTGCGGCACCGGCCCCTCTCCACGCACCTCCAGCAAGCCAGGCAGTCCATCCGATGGCAACAATCTCCCGATAAGAACCCGTCAATAAGCTCAAATAGCCGGCCTGTGGCGGGAATCTCTCGCTGAACGGTCTCAGCGAGAGATTCCCACCACCATCCGGCAGCGGCAGCACGCCAAGATCCCCCGGAACAAGACGTATCCACCACCTAGCGGCGGCAATAGCATGCCAGCAGCACCAGAGTCGGATCAATCGAGAGCATGCCCCACCATGCCGCCCTGTGTCGCACCGCCCGAGACACACCCACGCGCGCCGATGCGAGACAATGGTGCTACCGAACAATGCGCGGGGAGTGTTTCATGGCAGCTTCGATCTACGACGTGGCATCCAAGGCCGGGGTGTCCATCTCCACGGTGTCGCGCGCCTTTACGCGCCCGGAACTCGTGAGCAGCAAGACCCTCGACAAGGTGCTCGCCGCCGCCAACGATCTCGACTATTCGATCACACGCGCCGCCACCACCATGAAGACCGGCCAATCGTTCCGCATCGCCCTGCTGCTGAGCGACGCCGCCTCGACATGGTTCAACTCGTCGCTGATCGATGGCATCGATGTGGTGCTGCATCCCGCAGGCTATGATTTTTCGATCTACCGCGTCACCAACATCGAGGAGCGCAGGGAATTCTTCAGCACGCTGCCGGTCAAGAAAAATGTCGACGCCGTCATCACGGCCTCGTTCGGGCTTGACGCCAAGGAGAGCGAACGATTGGCCTCGATCGGCGTACCCATCGTCGGCATCAATCCGACTTCATACGAGGGGCTGGACGCTTCGATCGGCGTCGACGACCGCCGCGCCGCCACCTTGGCCGCCGACCACCTTATCTCGCTGGGGCATCGGCGCATCACCTACGTGCGGACCAATCCGGTCTCGTCGCTGCACTACAGCGCATTGCAACGCGAGGAAGGATTCTCAGACGCCTGCGATTCCAGCGCCGACCCAATCAATCTGCGCATCGTGACGCTGAGCGACGGCTCCGATTGCATTGACCTGGCCCTCACGGAGATCCTCGACGGAAAGGCGCAGCCAACCGCCATCGCCTGCCAGGAGGACAACATCGCCATGCGGCTGCTGTTCCGCCTGCGCCGCTACGGACTCGATGTTCCCAAGGACATCTCACTGACCGGATTCGACGACAGCACATATGCCGCCGATGCCGGACTGACCACGATCCATCAGGATCCCACCGCGATGGGCTCCGCCGCCGCGCGCAAGACGCTGTCGCTGCTTGCCGGCAACACCCCGGCCCCGGAGCACGATATCGTTCCGGCGCATCTGGTAATGAGATCTTCCACCGCCGCCCCGCGCGCGTAGGGACCGGCGCGCCCGCGCGGACAGAGGACGAAGCTCACTCAATCCCTTTCGAGCCGTCAGGGCTATTCGCGGCACGTATGTTCCCAATTCACGAGTTGTCGGTGCGCGACGCAGTAGTGGAACCGGTTGTTTGCCGGCTTTTTTGACCAAAAAGCAGCTTTACGGGAACATCTATCGACCTTCCCGCACCGACAACTCGAGTGTTATGCACAAGAACGATTCACCCTGGACCCTCATCTGCCCAACAACAGTCGCTCAACACCCTCGCCTATCACTTCTTTTTGCATACGCTTTCATATTGTGTTATATTGCTTTTGCAACTTAAAAATAAATATTCTGCATAGGGTTTCACAAAGGATGCGAAGCAGACTATCACGCAACAGGACAAGCCCCGCCCTCGCACCCAAGCAGGCACCCATGCCAGCATCCACCCCATGCAGCAGATACGAGACCTCTATGCGACGAAGCAACCGGCCCGCCGCAACAAAACCGCGAAGGAGCGAGAAATGAATAAGGCACAAGGAATCCTGCGCAGAATCAGCGCCATCACCGCGGTGATGGCCCTTGGCATCGGCGGCTTGGCCGCCTGCGGCAGCAGCAATGCCGATCCGGCCAAGGGCAAGGTCTACTACATCAACTCCAAGCCGGAGGTCGCCGACATCTGGCAGGACGTCGCCGACCAGTACACCAAGGAAACCGGCGTGGAGGTCATCGTCGAGACGGCAGCGGCCGGCACCCTAGATCAGACGCTGAAGAGCGAGCTCGCGAAATCCGAGGCTCCGACCCTGCTCACCATCAATGGCTTCGACTCCTACGCCCGCTACAAGTCCCACCTCGCCGACATCTCCGGAAGCGACGCGTACCAGCTGCTCACCGACGAGGGCAAGGTCTACGCGAACGGCGATGGCAAGGCCGTGTACACGATTCCGTTCGCCGCCGAATACTACGGCATGATCTACAACAAGAAGATCCTGAAGGACTACATCGCAAAGGACTATGCCGTCATCAACAGCGTCGACGACATCAAGGACTTCAAAACCTTCAAGAAGGTATGCGATTCGATGCAGGAACACAAGGACGATCTCGGCCTCGAAGGCGCCATCTCCAACGCCGGACTCGACGCCTCGGACACCTACCGCTTCGCGAGCCACCTGTCCCGCATCCCGCTGTTTTACGAATACAAGGACGCGGGCACCACCTTCGAACAGAACATCAAAGGCACGTATCTGGATGACATGAAGAACATCTGGGATCTGTATCTCAAAGACTCCACCGTGCAACCGACCGAGCTATCCAGCAAAACCTACGAGGACTCCACCGCCGAATTCGCCACCGGTCAGACCGCGTTCTACCAGAACGGCGTCTGGTCCTACACGCAGATCAAGGACAACGACGTGGCGGACGAGAATCTCGGCATGCTGCCGCTGTACATCGGAGCTCCCGGCGAGTCGGCATACGGACCGGCTTCGATCTACGACGCCTCGTGGGGCGTGAACAAGGATTCCAGCGACAAGGACAAGCAGGCCACGCTCGACTTCCTCAAGTGGCTGGTCAACAGCGATGAGGGCAAGAAGGCCCTGAGCCAGGATATGGGCTTCTCCGCGCCGTACACCACGTTCGGCAAGGACGATCAGCCAAACAACCCGCTGATTACCGCCGCGCTCGAATATCAGGAGAAGAACATTCCGTTCATCCGGTCCTTCGCCCTGCCTTCCGGCCATTGGGGCGACGAATTGGCCAACGCGCTGCTCGACTACACGCAGGGCGCCTCCGACTGGAGCACGGTCAAGAAGGCATACGTCGACAACTGGTCCTCGGAATGGCAGAACAACAAGGAAACGAACGGATCCTTGCCCGAATCCCAGCCGTTCAAGGGATGAGCCGCACTCTCCCCAGGGGGTGCGGATGTTTTTTGGACGGCTAGGCGGCCATTCCAAAGTGTTTGCGGTATTGCACGGGGCTCATCCATCCCCGTGACTTCTTGATCCTTGCCTCATTGTAGTGGGTCAGGTATGCGGTCAGTCGTCCGCGGAACTCGTCGTAGTCCACGTCCTTCCAGTCGCGCCCGTAATAGTACGTATCGTATCGCAGAGATCTTCTCGCTCTAAAACAGCTTATGCGAGCAATGGCCATGAGACACCAACGGAGGAGCTTGGTTGTTCGCGCGTCACTTGGCGTCACTTGGCGTCTCCTCACCATCATCACAGCCTCACTGCATCTCCAACCCGAGTTATCGATGCACGGATCAGCCGGCAGGACCGCGAACCTCACCATCATTGACGCAAACCGGTCTGCAACCGGCCCCGCTACTACCCCACGCACCGACAACTCGCGTATCGACGTCAAACCCGCCACCATCGCCATTACCGGCATCACCGATAAATACGCGCCGCCCGCCCTCTCCACAGAGACGCCGCAAGACACCCCGCCTAAATCACGATCTGTCCGAAACGCCCCGCTACCGGAGCCACGCCGTTGCGGCTCCCACAGCAACCAATAACGCGTTTGCACCACAGCAACCGGCAAGACGCGATACACTTGAAAAACCAACATGTAAACCTATACATATCGGGGGGATATTCCCATGGAAGCGAGCATCGCGCAGGTCGCCGCGGCAGCCGGCGTCTCCATCGCCACGGTGTCCCGCGCATTCGCGCGTCCCGACATGGTGTCGGAAAAGACCCGGACCAAGGTCTTCACCGCGGCCGATCAGCTGAACTACTCGATCTCACGGTCGGCGACCTCCATGAAGACGGGTCGCGCCTACCGCATCGCGCTGCTGGTCAGCGAGGACATCTCCACCTGGTTCAACTCCCAGCTGTTCTCCGGTCTGAACGACGTGCTGCACGACGACGGCTACGACATCTCGATCTACCCGGTCGTCACCCCCGAAGAGCGCAGCCGGTTCTTCACCGAGCTGCCCGTGCGCCGCAACGCCGACGCGGTGATCGTCTCGTCGTTCAACGTCAACCCCGACGAGGTGTCCCGCCTGCAAAGCGTGCACATCCCCATCGTCGGCGTGAACACGCCGTCTTCGGACGGCTATGACGCCACCGTCAGCATCGACGACCGCAACGGCATGCGCATGGTGGCCGAGCATCTGATCGCACTCGGCCACGAACGCATCGCATTCGTGAGGCACCGCCTGTCCCCCTCGATCCCGCACAGCGCCGACCTGCGCATCCAAGGGTTCAGGACGCCTGCCGTGGGGCGTCCCACCCGGTTATCCCCACGACCATCTACTACGACGAGGAGGTGGACGAGCCCTCCGACGATCTGCTGTCGCAGATCCTCGCCCTGAGGGAACGCCCGACCGCCGTATGCTGCGTCATGGATCTCATGGCGATCCCCCTGTACTTCACCATGATCCGATACGGCATGCATGTGCCGCGCGACATCTCGCTGACCGGCTTCGACGACTCGACCTACGCCAAGGAGAGCGGCCTGACGACCATGCGGCAGGATCCCGCCGAACTGGGCCGCTGCGTCGCCGCGAAAACGCTGGCCCTGATCGAGGGGGAGACGCTCGAGCGCCCCCACGAGCTGCTGGCCACCCGTCTGATCATCAGAAACAGCACGTCGTCGATCGAAGAGCCGGCTCTGGACTGACGGGCGGCACGGCACGCAAAAGCGGCCATGGCGTTTGCCATGGCCGCTTCATCGTCACGCCGCAAGCGCAGGGCCCGTTACACGGCGCCGGCCTGCGGCGATGTCACGTTCAGGACAGCGGGTCTTCCGGGGGAAGCATGCCGGAGGACTGCTCGTACGCCTCCCACAGGGTCTTCCACGTGCCGGCGAGGGCCTGGACCACCGCGTCCCACTTGTCAGTGCCCTGCGTGTACTCGACGAGCGCGTTGGACACGTTGTCGATCCACTGCTGGCCGGGGATGTTGGCGGAGTACACGGCCTTCTTGCCCTTGTCGGTCCACTCCTTGGCGGCCGCGACCAGCGGGTTGGCCGGCTGGTCGTCGTCTCCGAACGAGGTGAACGGAGCGGCGAAGCCCATTTCCTTGGCGATCGCGTTCTTGCCGGTGTCGGAGGTCACCATCCACTTGATGAAGTCGAGCGAGGCCTGCTTGTCCTCGTCGGAGGCGTTCTTGTTGATGGCCCAGTTGGCGTCGTACACCGCGGCGGGACCGTAATCCTCCTCGCCCGGGTTGCCCATGTAGTACGGCAGCATGCCGAGGTCATCGTCGGCCACGTCGTTGTCCTTGATCTGGCTGTACGCCCACACGCCGTTCGGGTAGAACGCGACGGTGCCGGTGGAGAACTCGGCGGTGGAGTCCTCATAGGTGCCGGAGCCGATCAGGGACGCCTCGGTCGGGCTGTCCTTGACCATCGTGTCCCACAGGTCCTTGTAGTGGTCCATGTACTTGCCGGTGATGTCGAGCGAGAACGTCTTGCCCAGATCCTTGAGCTCGTAGAACAGCGGGATGCGGTCCATGTGCGCGGCGAAGCGGTAGTTGTCGGAGGCGTCGAGGCCCGGAGTGGAGAACGCGCCGTCGAGGCCGAGGTCGTCCTTGTGCTCCTGCATGCTGTCGGCGACCTTCTTGAGCACATCCCAGCTGGTGATGTCATCGGCCGACTTGATGACCGAGTAGCTCTTCTTCGCGTACTCGTTGACGATCTTCTTGTTGTAGATGATGCCGTACCACTCGGCCGCGTACGGGATCGTGTACGCGGTGTCGCCGTCCTTGAACGAGTAGCTCTTGCCCTCGTCGGTCAGCAGCTTGTAGGCTTCGGAATCCTGGACCGGCTCGAGGTAGTCCTTGAACTTCGCGTACTGATCGAAACCAGCCAGATTGAACATGGAGGGGCCGTCCTTCTTGGACAGCTCGGAGGTCAGCGTCTGGTTGCTGGTGCCGGAGGCCGCGGTCTGGATGTCGACCGAGACGCCGGTTTCGTCGGTGTAGGCATCGGCCAGCTCCTGCAGCTGATCGACGATTTCGGGCTTGGTGTTCAGGAAGTAGACCTTCCCCTTGCTGGCATCCGCAGTGCTGCTGCCGCATGCGGACAGCGCAGTGATGCTCATAGCGAGTACGGCTCCTGTGGCGATGATCTTCTGAGCTGACTTCATCGTTCGCTCCTTGGCTCCTCTGCGCGGTTGTGTGAAACCGCATCTTCCTAATTCCTGTTGCGACGACTGCCTTTCAGCACTTCGTCGTACCGTGATGCAAACTCATACATATTGGAATTGTTTGCATTGCCGATAATCATACCATAGATTTTGCAAACTTATACATTCGACGTGTCGAACCGGTTCTACTCTATATTTTCGCACAAGATACAAGGTAGAATGAACCGAGACAGGCCGGGATCACTTGGGGACGGAACGGCCGCAGCCGCCACGCAAGCATGAGGAGCACGCCATGGAAGCGAGAATCGCGCAGGTCGCCGTCAAGGCCGGCGTCTCCATCGCCACCGTGTCGCGCGCGTTCGCCAAGCCGGATCTGGTCTCCGAGAAGACCCGCAAGCGCGTGTACGCCGCCGCGGAGGCGCTCAACTATTCGATTTCGCGGTCGGCCACCGCGATGAAGACCGGCCGATCGTTCCGCATCGCCCTGCTGATCAGCGAGGACATCTCGACGTGGTTCAACGCCAATCTGTTCTCCGGACTGAACGCCACGCTCGGCGCCGCCGGATACGACATCGTCATCTACCAGATCGAGACCCCGCAGGAGCGCCGAAGCTTTTTCTCCACGCTGCCCGTGCGGCGCAACGCCGACGCGGTGATCGTCTCGTCGTTCGCCATCGAACCGAACGAAACGCAGCGCCTGCGCAGCATCCATGTGCCGATCATCGGCATCAACCCGCCCTCCGCGGAAGCCTGCGACGCCTCGATCGGCATCGACGACCGCGCCGGCATGCGCGAGATGACCGAATACCTGCTGGCGCTGGGCCACACCGACATCGCCTACGTCAGCCCGATCATCACCACCAAGCTCTCGCACAGCGCCGAGGCCCGGGCATTGGGGTTCCACGACGCCTGCGACGGCGCCGGCACGCCGGTGCGGGCGCGCGAGCTGTTCTTCGACGAGCGGTCCGATCACCCGATGGAGCGGATGGCCGGCCAGCTGGTCTCCCTCGGGCCGGACATGCCCACGGCACTGTGCTGCTACGCCGATATGTGCGCTCTGCCGCTCGCCTTCGCGCTGACCCGCCACGGCATCGCCGTCCCGGAGCGGGTATCGCTGACCGGGTTCGACGACGCGACGTACGCCGAGCAGTACGGATTGACGACCATGCGGCAGGATCCGCGCGCGCTCGGCGAGATCGCCGCCCGGAAGGCGCTGGACCTGATCGATGGGGACGCGCCGGACGAGCCGCACGGGCTGGCCGACCTGCAGCTGATCCCGCGCCTGACGACGGGGCCGCTCGCCCGGTGAGCCCGCGCGGCCAGTGACCCCACCAGCGGCGGCGCGCCAAGAAGCCCCCTCCCCAAAAAACAAGGGGCGGCCACGCGGCGCCATTCCGGCCGCGCGGCCACCCCTCAGATCATCGCCGCCCGATCCCCGATCACGGGGAACGAACGCCGCCATGTCACCAGGTGAAGTCGGTCTGCCCGGGCAGCATGCCCTGCGACTTCTCGCTGGCGGCCCACTCGGACTTCCAGCCGTCGACGATGGCGCTCTTGACGCCGTCCCATTCGCCGGTGCCCTGCGCGTACTCGAGCAGCGCGTTGGCGATGCCGTTCTGCCAGTTCTGGTCGGGCACGTCCACGCTGCGCATGTACTTCTTGCCCTTGTCCTCCCAGCTCTTGGCCGCCTTCACCAGCGGGTTGTCGGGCTGGTCGTCGTCGCCGAAGGTGGTGAACGGCACCGCGAAGCCCATGTCCTTGGACATGATCTCCTTGCCCTTGTCGGAGGTCACCATCCACTTGATGAAGTCGAGCGAGGCCTGCTGATCGGCCTTGCTGGCGTTCTTGTTGATGCCCCAGGTCGCCTCGTACACGGTGGAGGGGCCGTAGTCCTCCTCGCCGTCGACGCCCATCCAGTAGGGCAGCATGCCCAGATCCTCGTCGGCCACCTCGTTGTCCTTGATCTGGCTGTACGCCCACACACCGTTCGGATAGAACGCCACATCGCCCAGCGCGAACTCCGACGTGCAGTCCTCGTAGTTCTTCGACCCGAGCATGGTGCGCTCGGTCGGGCTGTTGTTCATCTCCAGATCGAACAGGTCCTTGTAGTTGTCCAGATACGTGCCCTTGATCTCCTTCATGAAGGTGGTGTTGTTGTCACGGTATTCGAAGAAGATCGGCGGGCGGGTCATATGCGCCGCGAACCGGTAGGTGTCCGACGACTCGAGCCCCGGCGTGGCGAACGCCGCCTGGATGCCCAGATCGTCCTTGTGCTTGTTCATGTCCTCGACGACCTTCTTGAGCACGTCGTAGCCGGTGATGCCGTCGGCCGACTTGATGACCGCGTAGCTCTTCTTCGCGTACTCGTTGACGATCTTCTTGTTGTAGATGATGCCGTAGTACTCCACCGCATACGGGATCGTGTAGGAGTCGTCGCCGATCTTCTGCGAGTTGGCCTTGGCGTCGTCGTTGAGCAGACCGTAGACCTCGCTGTCCTGGATCGGCTCAAGGTACTTCTTGTAGCGGGCGAACGTGGCGTACCCAGCCGTGCTGAACATGGTCGGGGCGTTGTCCTTGGCCAGCTCGGACAGCAGCGTGGTGTCGTAGGTGCCCGACGAAGCGGTCTGCACGTCCACCTGCACGCCGGTCTCGTCGGTGTAGGCGTCGGCCAGCTCCTGCAGCTGATCGACCACCTCCGGCTTGCTGTTGAGCATGTAGACCTTGCCCTCGCTGTCCGAGGTGCCGGCGTTGTCGCTGCCGCAGCCGGCCAACGCACCAAGCCCCAGCGCAAGCACCGAAGCGGAAGCGATGATTTTCCTCACTGACGTCATCTTCACTCCTTGTTTTCTCCAGCGCGACACCCATGTCGCATGAACTTTCCTTTTCTCCGGCATCCGCGCGAGAAGCCTCGGACACCCGGCACTTCCAGCTCCGACTCCGGAATGTGCACACCTATAGCATAACATACTTTTTGCAAACTTATACATACTCATTTTTCAACGATTAAAGCGGTTCGAGAAATAGTCCGGTTTCCCGCCGAAAACACCGCGACACGCACCTTGATCCACCGCGACACGCGCATGGCGAACAGCCGCCGCATCCGGCGCCGGAGACACCGTGCAACAACCTGAGAACGTTTGCAGTATGATGGAGGCAACGGGTCACCCCCTAGCGAACCCGCGCACCACGCAACGCGCGCAGACGGCACCGGTGCGGCAAGGTGCGGCAACACATCAAGGAGATCGCATGGCGCAATCCGACATCCACGACGTGGCCAAGGCGGCCGGCGTGTCCATTTCCACGGTATCCCGCGCCTTCACGCGCCCCGAGCTCGTCTCCGACAAGACCCGGCGCAAGGTGCTGCAAGCCGCGGATCAGCTCGACTACAACATCTCCCGCTCCGCAGGCGCGCTCAAGATGGGGCAAACGTACCGCGTGGCGCTGCTCATGAACGAGGGGATCACCAGCTGGTTCAATGCGGCGACCCTGGCCGGCATCGAATCGGTGATGCACCCGGCCGGCTACGACATCTCCCTGTTCCAGCACATCGACACGGCGGAAACGCGGCGTGCGTTCTTCACCGAACTGCCGATCCGCCGCAACGTCGACGCCGTATTCGTCGCGTCCTTCGCGATCGATCCATACGAGGTGGAGCAGCTGGGCCGGGCCAACGTGCCGATCATCGGCATCAACACGCCCTCCTTCGAGGGATTTGACGCCTCGATCAGCATCGACGACGAGGAAGGCATGTTCCGGGCCACGCAGCACCTGATCAGCCTCGGCCACCGGCATATCGTCTATGTCTGCTCCGCCTCGGAGACCTCGATGAACGCCAGCATCGACGCGCGCGGCCGCGGCTTCGTGCGCGCCTGCAAGGCGTCCGCCCCCCAGCGCGATCTCGACTGGCAGGTGCTCACCGTGCAGCGCGGTCCCGGATTCATCGATGCGGCGCTGGCGGCGCTCATCGCCCTCGACCGGTTCCCGGACGCGATATGCTGCCAGATGGACATGCTCGCCATCCCCCTGATCATGCGGCTGCAGCGCTACGGCCACTACACGCCGAAGGACTATTCGATCATCGGGTTCGACGACAGCACCTATGCCAATGACGTGAACCTGACCACCATACGGCAGGACCCGGAGGCCATGGGGCAGGCCGCCGCGCGCAAGGCGCTGGACCTCATCGCGGGCCGCCCGCTGGATCTTGCGCACGAAACCGTCACCGGACAGCTCATATTGCGCGGCACCGACGCGGTGCACCAGCCCCGGTGACCGCCCCGGCGCACGGCCAGGCGCGGTCAGGCACGGCCGCCCGGATCAGCCGATGACGGCGAAACTCTGCGGGCCGAGCGCCACGGCATCACCGCGGATACACACGTCGCCCACGCTCAGCAGCACGCCCGGCCCCGCACCCGCAGCGGAACGCCTCGCCCATTGCGGCAGAGCGAACGACTCCTCGCCCCGACCGGGGTTCATCGCGACGATGACCCTATCCCCTGCATCGGCAGGCCCGCCGGCCCCGGCACCAGCGTCACCGACTTCGACGCCCGAGTCGCCGTATGCGGCGGCACCGTCAGAACGCCCCTTGGCCCCACGTTCATAGGCGAATAGCCGCCCGTGCTCCGGCGCCGCGATCACGTCGAAGCGCCCGCCAGCATCGAGCGCCCGGCGCCCGGCACGCACGGCGAGCACCGCACGCACCCAGTGGTACAGCGAATCGGCATCCCTCTTCTCCCCGGCAACGTCGGGGCTTCCGCCATCCTCGCCCACCGGCAGGTACAGGCGCCCGGCCGGCGCCGCGGAGAACCCGCGGTTCGGCGTATCGTCCCACTGCATCGGCGTACGGCTGCCCGTGCGCACATATCCTCCCTCCTTGGTGGGCAACGGCCGGTAGGGCATGCAGATCTCGTCGCCGTAGTAGAGGAACGGACAGCCGGGCATGGTCAGCAGCATGCCGTACGCCACCTTGAGTTCGCGCGCGGTCAGGCGCTGGCCCACGCGCAGCGTATCGTGGTTGCCGGTGATCAGGTCGAAGTAGCCGCCGAAGCGTTCGGCGTCCCGCAGCTGCATCAGGTACTGATCGAGAAAGCCCTTGATCGACGTCTCCGAATCGGCGTTGAAATAGCTGGCGTCGCCTTCCCGAACCAACGGGGTATCGGTGTTGCGCAGCAGTATGTTGTAGCCGTTCGGCCATCCGTCCCATCGCCAGTCGAGATAGAAGTCCATGTCGAACCCGGCCTGCATCGATTCGCCCGGCCGCCCCCATTCGGAGACGAAGGCCGCTTCGGGGAATTCCGGGCGGATTTTCGAGAACATATACTGCCAGGTGCGGATGGTGTACGGTTTGCCGCCGTCGTCATGCTTGACCAGGCTGTCCGCCATGTCCACGCGGAAACCGTCCGCCCCTCGGGAGAGCCAGAACCGCATCACATCGAGCATCGCATCGCAGGTCGCCAGCGCCTCGGGCCCGAGCGCACGCTTCTGCCAGGCGTGCTTCGGATGCGCAAACCCGTAGTTGAGCGCCGGCTGGCACTTGAAGAAGTTGAGGATATACGTGCCGTCCCGCTCCTCCTCGCCGCCGACGAACGGCAGGCCGTCGCCTCCCGAAATCCAGCAGTCGGTCCAGATATAGCGCTCGGAAAGGTCCTCCCCCGCGCCGGAAAGGTGCCGGTCGGCCGGATCGGCCCGCGCGCCGGCGCGGAACCAGGCGTGTTCCTCGCTGGTATGGCCGGGGACGAGATCGAGCAGCACATGCATGCCGCGTCGGTGCGCCGCATCGAACAGGGCGACCAGATCGTCGTTGGTGCCGTACCGCTCGGCGACGCGCGTATAGTCGCGCACGTCGTAGCCCGCGTCCTTGAACGGCGAGTCGTAGCAGGGGTTGATCCACAGCGCGTTGCATCCCAAGTCCTCGATGTAGTCGAGATGCCGGATGATGCC encodes the following:
- a CDS encoding ABC transporter substrate-binding protein, with the protein product MTSVRKIIASASVLALGLGALAGCGSDNAGTSDSEGKVYMLNSKPEVVDQLQELADAYTDETGVQVDVQTASSGTYDTTLLSELAKDNAPTMFSTAGYATFARYKKYLEPIQDSEVYGLLNDDAKANSQKIGDDSYTIPYAVEYYGIIYNKKIVNEYAKKSYAVIKSADGITGYDVLKKVVEDMNKHKDDLGIQAAFATPGLESSDTYRFAAHMTRPPIFFEYRDNNTTFMKEIKGTYLDNYKDLFDLEMNNSPTERTMLGSKNYEDCTSEFALGDVAFYPNGVWAYSQIKDNEVADEDLGMLPYWMGVDGEEDYGPSTVYEATWGINKNASKADQQASLDFIKWMVTSDKGKEIMSKDMGFAVPFTTFGDDDQPDNPLVKAAKSWEDKGKKYMRSVDVPDQNWQNGIANALLEYAQGTGEWDGVKSAIVDGWKSEWAASEKSQGMLPGQTDFTW
- a CDS encoding LacI family DNA-binding transcriptional regulator, producing MAQSDIHDVAKAAGVSISTVSRAFTRPELVSDKTRRKVLQAADQLDYNISRSAGALKMGQTYRVALLMNEGITSWFNAATLAGIESVMHPAGYDISLFQHIDTAETRRAFFTELPIRRNVDAVFVASFAIDPYEVEQLGRANVPIIGINTPSFEGFDASISIDDEEGMFRATQHLISLGHRHIVYVCSASETSMNASIDARGRGFVRACKASAPQRDLDWQVLTVQRGPGFIDAALAALIALDRFPDAICCQMDMLAIPLIMRLQRYGHYTPKDYSIIGFDDSTYANDVNLTTIRQDPEAMGQAAARKALDLIAGRPLDLAHETVTGQLILRGTDAVHQPR
- a CDS encoding alpha-amylase family glycosyl hydrolase, which translates into the protein MTGAIRRPAWLERARFYEIYPQSFADANGDGIGDLPGIIRHLDYIEDLGCNALWINPCYDSPFKDAGYDVRDYTRVAERYGTNDDLVALFDAAHRRGMHVLLDLVPGHTSEEHAWFRAGARADPADRHLSGAGEDLSERYIWTDCWISGGDGLPFVGGEEERDGTYILNFFKCQPALNYGFAHPKHAWQKRALGPEALATCDAMLDVMRFWLSRGADGFRVDMADSLVKHDDGGKPYTIRTWQYMFSKIRPEFPEAAFVSEWGRPGESMQAGFDMDFYLDWRWDGWPNGYNILLRNTDTPLVREGDASYFNADSETSIKGFLDQYLMQLRDAERFGGYFDLITGNHDTLRVGQRLTARELKVAYGMLLTMPGCPFLYYGDEICMPYRPLPTKEGGYVRTGSRTPMQWDDTPNRGFSAAPAGRLYLPVGEDGGSPDVAGEKRDADSLYHWVRAVLAVRAGRRALDAGGRFDVIAAPEHGRLFAYERGAKGRSDGAAAYGDSGVEVGDAGAGAGGPADAGDRVIVAMNPGRGEESFALPQWARRSAAGAGPGVLLSVGDVCIRGDAVALGPQSFAVIG